attgtagaacttaatttattttaattttctaaatagttaaataaaattaatttttatttattcaaattaaaatttttaaatcgtgctttatagtaggtaggcacgagcacggcccgacaAGATATGGACTCGAGccatgggccggaccgggcttaatgtttaagtaaataggccggcacgataataaatgggccgccccaagcacggcacgaagcacgactaggcctgcttaaaatgggccgggccggcccgtttgccacctctactcaCATGCACTATGAAGGTCTTGTAGCCGACCTACGGACTGTTTTGCGCCCATGTCTTGCTAACCACTAGAGGTGGCTCTAGTCGACATGGATGCCGGCGATCTGTCACAATCCTTATTGGGAGCTCCGGCGTATCTCCGGAAAACTATGAGGCGGTCTTCGGTGGCTATTGAGCTATGTATTTTCGATATTTGCGCTCGATACACTTGTGGTATGAACACTTTTAGATTGGCAATTTTTGTCATTTGATCCATAATTTCGATTGGAAATAACCTATAAAGCCTTGTACAATTGTATGTCTCAGTTCACAGTAACTACACATTGTTGCACTTCAGGAGCTCAatcctttcaatttttttttttattatcaaataaacaactcataTACAATAACTAGTTTATTGTGAGCCGAACTTACGACCTCCCGCTTATAAAGGGGTGTCTTATACCACTAGACCAAAGGTATTGGATCATAATCCTTCCAATTTTGAGCAACATTTTGTTTTTGTCAGTTTCATATTCTCTTAAATATAACtgaaaatatcaaatttattaaTATTCAACTCCAACTTTAAATATCACTAAATGCAATGTTGAGAATTTGGAGTATCTTCTCACATTGGAAATACTGAGACGTTGCAAGAGAGAGCTTATAGGGGTTTGTAATTCTTCACCTATTGTAAATTAATTGGGTGTGATGTTTAAATAAGATTAGGTACATCAATAATATTATCTAAATAAAACGATCATCAATATTCCGACCAAAAGATAATTAAAAGTATGAATATCATGTAATCCGGGTTGTCCTGTGCATAAAATTAAGAAACCGAAGTCGGCCATCTTCCTAGTGAAACAAGAAAAACTGAAACTAGAGAATCAAATACAACGtagaataaataaaagaatcaaGACTACCTAATAGGACTCTCCTAAAGACAGATACCCTGGCCTCTCAATGCATCTGAATAAACAAGAAATGAAGTCCCCTGCTCCACCATAGAATCATATATGACCAGAAATTATCAATTGAAGTAATCAATTGAGCATTTCTCAGTCTGAAAAGTACTAATTGAATTTCCATTCTGACTCAAAGGAACCTTCAAGTCACATTCAATTCTAGGCTTGAACTTTCCGGTCTTGATTCTACCCAACTTGAACCGAATCCTCAGATAAAGCTTCATCTCGATCTCGTAAACCCCAGCACTCTTCTGTTGATTAAACTCCTCAAGAAAGTTGGATCCAACAATCAATTGCTGTCCCTGAAACACCGGGTTCAAAACGTTTGTGGTTTGGTGGCCTTGGTAAAATGGGGTCAGAGTGACCGTACTAAACCTCTGGTCCTCGTAAAGAGCTCTGGCTTCGATGCGATCATAGTAAACGCCGATTTTCTTGTTGGGGTTTCGGATGGTGAGGTTGAGAGCGAGATTGTAGTGCAGGTTGCTATCGGTGGAGAAGTTGAATTGTGTGAGAGTGGCATCTGTTACGTGGAACTTGACTCTGGTGGGGCGGACTATGAGCCAGAAGACGAGGAAGGCTAACCCCATAAAGACAACTGCGGCGAAGATGAGCTTGAAGACGAGACCGAAGATGCAGCTACAGCAGCAGCTGAGGGGACCTCCGCCGCGGCCGGGGCGGTGGTAGTTCTCTCTCGGCGGGATTGATGGGCCATAATAGGCTCCATTCAAGTGGGCTTGTTTCTCTGACATGAAAGCTGAAgtgaaggaaagagaatataGACTAATACGTACAGCTGAATGAATTGAATCGGGTGAAGAAGAATGAAATTTGAAGGAGATGAAGTGAGGCTTTTATAGAGGggtagagagggagagagtgggAAACGAGGAATAATTGTGCTGCGAAATACGGTGAGTAACGCAAACTGACGCGTTAGAAATCGAGGCAGCGTGTGGATGGGTTCTTTCTTTCCCGGTAGATTCCCTGTCCCCCGTCGAGTCATTATTTGCTTCACtttaatttctcatttctctctctttttttttttcaattgaatAATTTCTTATTTCTCTTTGGCAATGCTAGTTGTGGGAACAAAGATTAATCACACGTTTCCACGTGTACAAGGATTATGAGAAGCGTAGGAAGTGTGCTAATTAAACTCACAGTTCAATAATTAAACTCACAGTTCTAAACGTTCACCGCCATTTAGGGCGGTCATTTTTTTGTGATGAACATTCAGAAGTGATATAGCCTTTTATCATGTACCTACTTCCCACAAATACCAACCATGGTAGGTACAATACctcaaacaatatatatatataaatattagttactcTCTATACTTACAGggtttcgtcgtttcagtccctgaccttcgaatttcacctaaaaacttctcgaactctcaatttcctcccaattgttCCCTGTCGTCAAGCCTCCGTCAAAGattctgttatcttgctgatgtggcagtcgTTTCACtctaaaatgtctattttaccctcacttttaaaaattaaaaaaattaaaaaataaaaaataaaatttttcttttttctctttactTCCTCTTCCAACGGAGCCCCAATCTAGTACCAGAGCTTCCCTCCATCACTATCAGTAAACCCAGATTTCATTTATGTTCTTCCTTACCTACTCAAAACCCCCAATTTCATTTCTCTCTCTGGACATGACAGCGACTCTGTGTCTCAAGGCCACTccctcttccattctctcgctctctctcaccTCCCAAACACCACAACCACCTCCTCTCTTTCCCCAAAACCCGCATCCCCAAATTCGCCACCGTCACCATGTCGTCATCCTCTGCACTTGATCCGCCCTCTTCGCCCTCAGTCATCGGGTCAATGCCGCAGCGATCTCCTATTCATTGCAGATCTCCATTGATCTCGTGAGGCTCGTCCTCGATACCTTAGTGTCGGTTCTTCATTTAGAGTCTGACCCACTCGT
Above is a genomic segment from Rosa chinensis cultivar Old Blush chromosome 3, RchiOBHm-V2, whole genome shotgun sequence containing:
- the LOC112194865 gene encoding NDR1/HIN1-like protein 10, coding for MSEKQAHLNGAYYGPSIPPRENYHRPGRGGGPLSCCCSCIFGLVFKLIFAAVVFMGLAFLVFWLIVRPTRVKFHVTDATLTQFNFSTDSNLHYNLALNLTIRNPNKKIGVYYDRIEARALYEDQRFSTVTLTPFYQGHQTTNVLNPVFQGQQLIVGSNFLEEFNQQKSAGVYEIEMKLYLRIRFKLGRIKTGKFKPRIECDLKVPLSQNGNSISTFQTEKCSIDYFN